From a region of the Haematobia irritans isolate KBUSLIRL chromosome 4, ASM5000362v1, whole genome shotgun sequence genome:
- the LOC142232838 gene encoding uncharacterized protein LOC142232838, whose protein sequence is MAQEPDYYDALLDVDNTVLSPSPQRVRNILTLEERVAAIKAYNQRPMYTKVARMFNCSWEQIKNIVTNRDAIMEFYEATKTQKEFNRIDEIQMDLKQRKIKFLSECVYEYIQRVHYHMKSPITEELIKMKAMEFQDYVKLDDFVPNKKWMNLFKATYNISIANKQITVTHVPPSSLDLKEIVAYCSKNRTNCNSNSMHMKDLRQKYDSLDAKTAEYEIRRVRKLNFLQKALNEYLHRAKFHHKSMKLDDEALQSVAHEFNEILKVQDFFPTLTWIREFRERHNSSASQDNNVNSGKRPLLSLDLKDILSYCSRMDNKSKQCTITLKQKDPTTPKHSIPKFPGWPPDTKIKFQHNHIIYLDDEEEEKDVKPIINEIKLQTNDEQEKHPPLKIRKIESINNDPVLQNELRRQHQQENCQIQSQPVNESIAIKIENDMETENMKSVITSTISPTCESMTGKNEKQKIPTPTVISHSSQALNAIKSPLLKKSNTTHIDTAGDEEMELPRQIRNAKDALRLLKPLEEYAMLRENYRAIGLITQLEEIFKNSADNRSDEDFCT, encoded by the coding sequence GAACCCGATTACTATGATGCTTTGTTAGACGTCGATAACACCGTTTTGTCACCTAGCCCTCAACGAGTTCGTAATATCCTAACTTTAGAAGAACGTGTTGCAGCTATTAAAGCCTACAACCAGCGACCCATGTATACAAAAGTTGCTCGAATGTTCAATTGTAGCTGGGaacaaatcaaaaatatcgTCACAAATCGTGATGCTATCATGGAATTCTATGAAGCAACAAAAACTCAAAAAGAATTCAATCGCATCGATGAAATACAAATGGATCTGAagcaaagaaaaattaaatttcttagcGAATGTGTGTACGAATACATCCAAAGGGTACATTATCATATGAAGTCGCCCATTACCGAAGAACTAATTAAAATGAAAGCAATGGAATTTCAAGACTATGTAAAATTAGATGACTttgtaccaaacaaaaaatggatgAATCTCTTCAAAGCCACTTACAATATATCAATAGCCAATAAGCAAATAACTGTCACACATGTCCCACCTTCTTCTCTGGATTTGAAAGAAATAGTGGCATATTGTTCCAAAAATCGAACAAATTGTAATAGCAATTCTATGCATATGAAAGATCTTAGGCAAAAGTATGATAGTTTAGATGCCAAAACTGCTGAATATGAAATAAGACGTGTGCgcaaattaaactttttacagAAAGCTTTAAACGAGTATCTGCATAGGGCAAAATTCCATCATAAATCAATGAAATTAGATGATGAAGCACTGCAGAGTGTGGCCCACGAATTCAATGAGATATTAAAAGTACAAGATTTCTTTCCAACGCTGACATGGATAAGAGAATTTCGAGAACGCCATAATAGTTCAGCATCCCAGGATAACAATGTAAACAGTGGTAAACGTCCGTTGTTGTCTCTGGACCTTAAAGATATACTTAGTTATTGCAGTAGAATGGATAATAAAAGCAAGCAATGTACAATAACCCTGAAACAGAAAGATCCTACAACTCCAAAGCATTCTATACCCAAATTTCCCGGATGGCCACCAGACACAAAAATCAAGTTTCAACATAatcatattatatatttggatGATGAAGAAGAGGAAAAGGATGTTAAACCTATTATAAATGAAATCAAATTGCAAACAAATGATGAGCAAGAAAAGCACCCACCATTAAAAATTCGTAAAatagagtctataaataatgacCCTGTTCTGCAAAACGAATTAAGGCGACAGCATCAACAGGAAAACTGCCAAATTCAATCTCAGCCCGTAAATGAAAGTATAGCCATTAAAATAGAAAACGACATGGAAACTGAGAACATGAAAAGCGTTATCACTTCAACGATATCACCCACTTGTGAAAGCAtgactggaaaaaatgaaaaacagaAAATCCCAACACCTACAGTTATTAGCCATTCATCCCAGGCATTGAATGCCATTAAAAGTCcacttttaaaaaaatctaacacaACCCACATTGACACTGCAGGGGACGAAGAAATGGAGTTACCACGACAAATTAGAAATGCTAAAGACGCTCTACGTTTGCTTAAACCTTTGGAAGAATATGCTATGCTGCGCGAAAACTATCGTGCAATCGGATTAATTACCCaacttgaagaaattttcaaaaattccgcaGATAATAGAAGCGACGAAGATTTCTGCACATAA
- the LOC142236098 gene encoding uncharacterized protein LOC142236098 — translation MPTSRTFWVEFIDLYKSLPELWKRDSEQYGNKYLKKKGYELMLEKFKELDPDGDIVAVKQRINNMRTAFWREVHRIRRSERVALNPEDVYTPSLWYFTHMQFLLDEEGGEQHQPAEITTIELDEEEDDYAPQPKSVPHQPPKKRTFIQQHPNQNERTQFMQKDQASAHSASWEAMYRDLGTQQKLYANRMITEVLYQASLGRLQESSYKLLEMTVENSTEELQNNDEEAIESQYYLTESTENDEYVPKTSNVRKRHQISK, via the exons atgccgaCTTCAAGGACATTTTGGGTAGAGTTTATCGATTTATATAAATCACTTCCAGAATTATGGAAAAGAGACTCGGAGCAATACGGCAACAAATATCTGAAGAAAAAAGGCTATGAGTTGATGCTTGAAAAGTTTAAGGAACTCGATCCAGATGGAGATATTGTTGCAGTAAAACAACGGATAAACAACATGCGAACGGCTTTTTGGCGAGAGGTTCATAGAATAAGAAGAAGTGAAAGGGTAGCATTGAATCCAGAAGACGTTTACACTCCAAGCCTTTGGTATTTCACACACATGCAATTTTTATTAGACGAAGAAGGTGGAGAACAACATCAACCCGCTGAAATCACAACAATAGAACTAGATGAAGAAGAAGATGAT TATGCTCCTCAACCAAAATCTGTTCCACATCAGCCCCCAAAAAAGAGAACCTTTATACAGCAGCATCCGAACCAAAATGAAAGGACGCAATTTATGCAGAAAGATCAAGCAAGTGCTCATAGTGCATCTTGGGAAGCAATGTACCGTGATTTGGGAACACAACAAAAATTATACGCTAATCGTATGATAACAGAAGTTCTCTATCAAGCATCATTGGGAAGGCTGCAAGAGAGTTCATACAAACTGCTGGAAATGACTGTTGAAAATTCAACCGAAGAACTACAAAATAATGATGAAGAAGCCATTGAAAGTCAGTACTATTTGACGGAATCTACAGAGAATGATGAATATGTTCCGAAAACATCAAATGTTCGGAAACGGCATCAGATTTCTAAATGA
- the LOC142234558 gene encoding uncharacterized protein LOC142234558, translated as MNTSRKFWVEFIEFFKSLPALWNKHSEEYGDRYQRQKAFEALLEKYRELDKDAEIADLKKKINNIRSIYRRECIKIKNSEQIALTPDDIYVPTVWYFPHLDFLKDDNGSANDDDNWTISKMEKDEDDDDDYSAESRMAPIPKKRKLLTTSQVKIERQQTDRTPQNVRTQVRKTPPISMRNKIEPPQIERIQEIEKPRNLQQQYIPKDKSHALSGGWEVLYRDLDERQKLYAYRMINEVLYQAALGKLQENSYKLLEMAVENSSEDVNQNDDGDFETQYYLTESLDNDDFVEKEINGKRRRN; from the exons atgaatacgtcaagaaaattttgggtGGAATTCATAGAGTTTTTCAAATCGCTGCCCGCTTTGTGGAATAAACATTCAGAGGAATATGGTGACAGATACCAAAGACAAAAGGCCTTTGAAGCACTATTAGAAAAATATAGGGAACTAGATAAGGATGCGGAAATTGCTGATCTTAAGAAAAAGATTAATAATATAAGATCAATTTATAGACGTGAGTGCATCAAGATTAAAAATAGTGAACAAATTGCACTGACGCCAGATGATATTTACGTACCGACTGTTTGGTATTTCCCGCATTTGGATTTTCTGAAGGATGATAATGGATCTGCGAATGATGATGATAACTGGACCATATCGAAAATGGAAAAGGAtgaagatgatgatgacgat TATTCTGCCGAATCTCGAATGGCACCTATCCCAAAAAAGAGGAAACTCTTAACTACATCCCAAGTAAAAATTGAAAGACAACAAACCGACCGAACTCCCCAAAATGTACGAACTCAAGTACGGAAAACACCTCCAATATCAATGAGAAACAAAATTGAGCCTCCGCAAATCGAACGCatacaagaaattgaaaaacctAGAAATTTGCAACAGCAATATATTCCCAAAGATAAATCGCATGCGCTTAGTGGTGGATGGGAAGTGCTATATCGTGATTTAGATGAACGTCAAAAATTATACGCCTATAGAATGATCAATGAAGTATTATATCAAGCGGCATTGGGAAAACTTCAAGAAAACTCATACAAACTATTGGAAATGGCAgttgaaaattcatccgaagatGTTAATCAAAATGATGATGGAGATTTTGAAACTCAATACTACTTGACCGAATCATTAGATAATGACGATTTTGTGGAAAAGGAAATCAACGGGAAGAGAAGAAGAAACTGA